A section of the Methanococcus vannielii SB genome encodes:
- a CDS encoding NOG1 family protein, whose translation MRKSRDANPFKKMPNILYPDEIMDKAYNRAEKIAGDLRTTERGLSLPKSRIIEDNKIRTTSSVISDNLLQIVEKTPSIDHLDPFYREILEIMVGSDEFKKSLAAINWAADLVKKLGMQYSRKVKKAPTPQATSIVRKEFIGRVASILKQIYPNMAFLGVARNKLKNMPTVKDLPSVVIAGYPNVGKSTLLKTLTNAEPEVNSYPFTTKGLNIGYTEEGIQIIDTPGVLDRPIYERNDIELHAVVAINYLSDMILFVIDPTEFCGFTIEEQVNLLNEVKRTFKVPILVAMTKMDVDEIEGLETLENELKGFDKIKISSLKKEGITDLKVRITEILDEQGLLSLLNDIE comes from the coding sequence ATGAGAAAATCGAGAGACGCAAACCCGTTTAAAAAAATGCCTAATATTTTATATCCTGACGAAATAATGGATAAAGCATATAATCGGGCAGAAAAAATTGCAGGAGACCTTAGGACTACTGAACGGGGATTAAGCCTTCCAAAATCAAGAATAATTGAAGATAATAAAATAAGAACAACTTCATCGGTTATTTCGGATAATCTATTACAGATTGTAGAGAAAACGCCGTCAATTGATCATTTAGACCCATTTTATCGTGAAATACTGGAAATTATGGTTGGAAGCGATGAATTTAAAAAGTCCCTTGCTGCGATTAACTGGGCAGCAGACCTTGTAAAAAAACTAGGGATGCAATATTCAAGAAAGGTTAAAAAAGCACCAACACCACAGGCAACCTCAATCGTTAGAAAAGAGTTCATTGGGAGAGTTGCATCTATTTTAAAACAGATTTACCCTAACATGGCATTTTTAGGAGTTGCAAGAAACAAGTTAAAAAATATGCCAACAGTAAAAGATTTACCTTCCGTAGTTATTGCAGGATACCCGAATGTTGGAAAATCAACACTTTTGAAAACCTTAACAAATGCTGAACCCGAAGTAAATTCTTACCCATTTACAACAAAAGGATTAAATATAGGCTATACTGAGGAAGGAATTCAAATTATTGATACACCTGGCGTTTTAGATAGGCCAATTTACGAAAGAAATGATATTGAACTTCACGCAGTAGTTGCAATAAACTATCTTTCAGACATGATTTTATTTGTAATTGACCCGACAGAATTTTGTGGATTTACCATTGAAGAACAAGTGAATCTTTTAAATGAAGTAAAACGAACATTTAAAGTTCCAATTTTGGTTGCCATGACTAAAATGGACGTTGATGAAATTGAAGGCCTTGAGACACTTGAAAATGAATTAAAAGGATTTGATAAGATAAAAATTTCTTCACTTAAAAAAGAAGGAATAACTGACTTAAAAGTTAGAATAACCGAAATACTAGATGAACAAGGACTTCTAAGTCTTTTAAATGACATCGAATAA
- a CDS encoding selenouridine synthase SelU-like subunit, with the protein MDEETLSRLLTFKNDVVLAIRLSTGQKMILGNNIVLSGKLSGKIASFILENSKKIEKPEVIDFNGEMIYFEPINIKKYLDSIGKELSDELITLKNFETMNIDEIQVVDARSPKEYFEKTVPGAVNIPLFLTEEHEKIGKTYKNEGKEIAMNMAAQIIQEGIKRIVFESLKLDSNKEIIVFCARGGMRSQSVSTILKLLGFKVKRLIGGFKSYNLSKKHEQNHN; encoded by the coding sequence ATGGATGAAGAGACACTATCACGGTTGCTTACATTTAAAAATGATGTTGTTTTGGCAATAAGGCTTAGTACTGGACAAAAAATGATACTTGGAAATAATATTGTGCTTTCAGGAAAATTAAGCGGAAAAATTGCATCATTTATATTGGAAAACTCTAAGAAGATTGAAAAACCTGAAGTTATTGATTTTAATGGTGAAATGATATATTTTGAACCAATAAATATCAAAAAATACCTTGATTCGATAGGTAAAGAGCTTTCTGATGAATTAATAACGCTAAAAAATTTTGAAACGATGAATATCGATGAAATTCAAGTAGTCGATGCAAGGTCGCCAAAAGAGTATTTTGAAAAGACAGTACCTGGTGCAGTGAATATTCCACTTTTTTTAACTGAAGAACATGAAAAAATAGGTAAAACCTATAAAAATGAAGGGAAAGAAATTGCAATGAATATGGCGGCCCAAATAATTCAGGAAGGGATAAAAAGAATAGTTTTTGAATCTTTAAAATTAGATAGCAATAAAGAAATAATTGTATTTTGTGCAAGGGGTGGAATGAGAAGCCAATCTGTTTCAACAATATTAAAACTTCTAGGATTTAAAGTAAAGCGTCTTATTGGTGGTTTTAAAAGCTATAATCTATCAAAAAAACATGAACAAAATCATAATTAA
- a CDS encoding selenouridine synthase SelU-like subunit, with protein MIIIGLFGKTGSGKTEILEELKKNYSVVDIECCANTRGSVLGDLYDLKQKTQSEFDNCLKKQHEFAKNKGYCIVEFEGRKIGGAEKIDIPEPYSSLEKYSYNILIECSYDSQIERLLRLYIPKNDFEKEIAINKFLDLKKAFSKPDKLKILDEIIFLVQNDRYLEASRMIEKELYSEHYLRHIRKVKHDLLVENNNILESAEIISKYVDKILKKHEINP; from the coding sequence ATGATAATCATAGGACTATTTGGAAAAACGGGTTCGGGAAAAACTGAAATTCTTGAAGAACTAAAGAAAAATTACTCCGTAGTTGATATTGAATGTTGTGCAAATACAAGAGGGAGTGTTTTAGGCGATCTTTATGACTTAAAACAAAAAACTCAAAGTGAATTTGATAATTGTTTAAAAAAACAGCACGAATTTGCAAAAAATAAGGGGTACTGCATCGTTGAATTTGAAGGTAGAAAGATTGGTGGGGCAGAAAAAATCGATATTCCAGAACCGTATTCAAGCCTTGAGAAATATTCATATAATATATTAATAGAGTGCTCGTATGATTCTCAAATTGAACGACTTTTAAGATTATACATTCCAAAAAACGACTTTGAAAAGGAAATTGCAATTAATAAATTTCTAGATTTAAAAAAAGCGTTTTCAAAGCCAGATAAACTTAAAATTTTAGATGAAATTATTTTTTTAGTCCAAAATGACCGCTATTTGGAAGCTTCAAGGATGATTGAAAAAGAATTATATAGTGAACATTATTTAAGGCATATTCGTAAGGTAAAACATGATTTATTGGTTGAAAATAATAATATTTTAGAATCTGCCGAAATTATATCAAAGTATGTTGATAAAATTCTGAAAAAACATGAAATAAACCCGTAA